A portion of the Sabethes cyaneus chromosome 3, idSabCyanKW18_F2, whole genome shotgun sequence genome contains these proteins:
- the LOC128742552 gene encoding LOW QUALITY PROTEIN: protein borderless (The sequence of the model RefSeq protein was modified relative to this genomic sequence to represent the inferred CDS: deleted 2 bases in 1 codon), protein MHLIISCSIGFRKILPPLLLIIALFGLPATFGYLEERPPVYLEAKVGSYVILNCPVDFPKNDPIPYVLHWNKDNRPVFTLYDGKLNPYETFIGRVTLLNNDMVYGKASLNLTSIRESDNGWYECKVIFPNRVPNKRNNGTWFHISVLGGTLLKIPPVNQTVMEGDPAFFHCMAQNPETMFIEWYKDNVSLLQMYDLLHRSNFGPDGSLTINPTQMSDLGFFKCEVRNTMNDTQDATAFLNVQYKAKVIYAPKEVYLPFGEPAVLDCHFRSNPPLTNLRWEKDGFLFDPYNVQGVFYKRNGSIYFEKVDDSHAGRYSCTPYNDLGTDGPSPSINVIVQRPPVIVMKPKLLYVTKIGGTVEMHCDAKDRDGTHTPPISWIKKDGSLLPHPHGRYQQNGGNLTIEDIVESDRGIYACQATNEAATISADAEIMIENVSPRAPYNLTGNSSDTAITLRWAPGYIRQYLEYIIWYRLAEAPEWRTFKVSNKHVLEATITNLQPAKEYEFMVLCQDNYGDGMFSKAFRYFTKPKEFEQPETFQDTLLQFNQIGSPINLTIEKRNNNYEARWQPPELGLDQLRYYILRWWIEPQHKLHGSVSTPDVTYVLDDLDEDELYTFQVFAVSTTNYTSGSNEVEIYMYPYRRVKVITVSGVLILLVCLAVISSLLYMKRNRIKKLREAENVKI, encoded by the exons ATGCATCTAATCATCAGCTGCAGCATAGGATTTCGGAAAATTCTTCCACCTTTACTATTAATCATCGCCCTGTTTGGATTACCTGCAACCTTTGGTTATCTGGAGGAGCGGCCGCCCGTCTATCTGGAGGCCAAAGTGGGTTCCTACGTTATCCTGAACTGCCCGGTAGATTTTCCGAAGAACGATCCTATCCCGTACGTGTTACACTGGAACAAAGAT AACCGCCCGGTATTTACGTTGTACGATGGAAAATTAAACCCCTATGAAACATTCATCGGGCGCGTGACGCTACTCAACAACGACATGGTGTACGGTAAAGCGTCTCTTAATTTAACATCAATCCGCGAAAGCGATAATGGTTGGTACGAATGCAAAGTTATTTTTCCAAACCGGGTGCCGAACAAGCGAAACAACGGAACGTGGTTCCACATTTCTGTGCTAG GCGGAACGCTGCTGAAGATACCTCCCGTCAATCAGACGGTAATGGAGGgtgatcctgcatttttccATTGTATGGCCCAGAATCCTGAAACGATGTTTATCGAGTGGTACAAGGATAACGTTTCACTGTTGCAAATGTACGATCTTCTACACCGATCGAATTTTGGCCCAGACGGAAGCCTAACGATTAACCCAACACAAATGAGTGACTTAGGATTCTTCAAGTGCGAAGTGCGCAATACTATGAACGATACCCAAGACGCAACCGCTTTTCTCAATGTGCAAT ATAAAGCTAAAGTTATTTACGCTCCAAAAGAGGTTTACTTACCATTTGGAGAACCTGCCGTACTAGACTGTCACTTCCGTTCGAACCCACCGTTGACTAATCTACGATGGGAGAAGGACGGTTTCTTGTTTGACCCATACAACGTGCAG GGGGTATTCTATAAACGAAACGGAAGTATTTATTTCGAAAAAGTTGACGACTCACACGCCGGCCGGTATTCGTGCACTCCGTACAACGATCTCGGTACGGATGGACCATCGCCGAGCATCAACGTAATCGTGCAGAGGCCGCCCGTCATCGTAATGAAACCGAAGTTGCTCTACGTGACCAAAATTGGTGGTACGGTCGAGATGCATTGTGATGCGAAGGATCGGGACGGGACGCATACGCCTCCCATTTCTTGGATTAAG AAAGACGGAAGTCTATTACCCCAT CCCCATGGTCGTTACCAGCAGAATGGAGGAAACCTCACGATCGAAGATATCGTAGAGTCAGATCGTGGAATCTATGCATGTCAAGCAACGAATGAAGCTGCAACTATATCAGCTGATGCGGAAATAATGATAGAAAACGTCTCACCAAGGGCTCCGTATAACCTGACAGGAAATAGCTCTGACACAGCCATCACACTTCGATGGGCTCCTGGCTACATCCGTCAGTATCTTGAGTACATCATCTGGTATCGGTTAGCAGAGGCTCCGGAGTGGCGAACATTCAAGGTGAGCAATAAACACGTGCTAGAGGCTACGATCACTAATCTGCAACCGGCTAAAGAGTACGAGTTCATGGTGTTGTGCCAGGATAACTATGGCGACGGAATGTTCAGCAAGGCATTTAGATATTTCACAAAGC CCAAGGAATTTGAGCAACCGGAAACATTCCAGGATACACTTTTGCAGTTTAATCAGATTGGTTCTCCGATCAATTTAACGATCGAAAAGCGAAACAATAATTACGAAGCACGTTGGCAACCTCCGGAACTGGGTCTGGATCAGCTACGCTACTATATTCTCCGCTGGTGGATAGAGCCTCAGCATAAACTGCATGGAAGTGTGTCTACTCCCGATGTCACCTATGTTC TTGATGATCTGGACGAAGATGAGTTATACACATTCCAGGTGTTCGCTGTATCCACCACCAACTACACCAGTGGAAGTAACGAAGTTGAAATTTACATGTACCCGTACCGAAGGGTAAAGGTCATCACCGTTAGTGGAGTATTGATCCTGCTTGTCTGCCTGGCAGTGATAAGCTCTCTGCTTTACATGAAGCGCAACCGGATCAAAAAACTACGTGAAGCAGAGAACGTAAAAATATGA